A segment of the Panacibacter ginsenosidivorans genome:
TGAATCATTGAACGAAATCATTATCAACCACGATCAAAAAAATATCTCTGCTATTTTTTCTGCAGAAGAAATTACAGAATTGTGGAAACAGCTGAACCGTTTGCATTTAAATAATAACCACACAGAATTCATCTCTACCAGTAACGAAGGAAACAATATTCAATGGGAATTTTCATTATTTGATCAAGATCATTTTATCGGTATTGCGCAAAAACAAAACAGCGTTACAAAAAGGGCCGAATCAATGATAAACATTCATCATTTGATCGACGGTTTTATGAACAATAGTCCTGCTTCTGCGTGGATCTGTGATCCTGATGGTAAGCTGGTTACCATGAATAAATACTATCTAAACTTTACTGGTTTAACCCGTGCTGATATAGGTAAAACATTATGGGATATTTATCCAAAACAACTTGCAGATCTCTATTTCAGGAATAATACAATTGTAATAGAATCAAATAAAGTATTAAAAACAGAAGAAATAAGTATTGACAGGAATGGCAAGAGCAGGAATTTTCTGGTGTATAAATTTCCGCTGAATACAATTGATCATAAAACACTGGTGGGCGGATGGGCGGTTGATATAACAGAGCGTAAAGTAGCCGAACAAAAAATATTTGCCCACGATCTAAAATTAAAAGAGCTCGCTTTTTTGC
Coding sequences within it:
- a CDS encoding PAS domain S-box protein; translation: MQTIIQLPSWLKSSENNIVVLFDLKGNITDCNESLNEIIINHDQKNISAIFSAEEITELWKQLNRLHLNNNHTEFISTSNEGNNIQWEFSLFDQDHFIGIAQKQNSVTKRAESMINIHHLIDGFMNNSPASAWICDPDGKLVTMNKYYLNFTGLTRADIGKTLWDIYPKQLADLYFRNNTIVIESNKVLKTEEISIDRNGKSRNFLVYKFPLNTIDHKTLVGGWAVDITERKVAEQKIFAHDLKLKELAFLQSHEVRRPLANMLGLIELIKADTDKIENEYFKNILLYIQLSATELDNEIRRVIDKLQEE